In Treponema primitia ZAS-2, a genomic segment contains:
- the ptsP gene encoding phosphoenolpyruvate--protein phosphotransferase codes for MILTGIGVTEKIIIGTACVLREIPKTAAVPVLGIEEFRTALETSRKQIEALISSVPADQGAIFASHLNFLEDPEFTQEMAKLIEQEGWDAVRAVEKVSGDLQQSFREFEEPYLQERAADVRDLGERILRNLLGKEETDLSRLQEQTILVAADLSPSQTARIDGAHVTGLVTEQGGSTSHTVILAKARDLAAVVGCTNILASVQTGDSLIVDALSGTVIINADPEQIQIYRDKIQKLEAEQESRQNMIPVQLFRTDGRQVVVAANIGSEEDARQALEKGANGVGLFRTEFLFLDRDRMPSEEEQYQVYRRVTELFAGKSVVIRTLDIGGDKQIPYLLMPAEENPFLGVRAIRLCLKHEELFCTQLKALLRAALAGDLKIMFPMIGSLGELHQAQELLRRCKAELSGAGIPFRENLEIGMMIEIPAAAIQADEFAREVDFFSIGTNDLTQYTLAVDRGNPELNRLYDFMHPAVTTLIKHTIEAAHRQGIPCFMCGEMASSPEAIPLLAGYGLDEFSVNLSDISRTKMILLKQEGIRHFR; via the coding sequence TTGATACTAACGGGTATTGGGGTAACAGAAAAAATTATCATAGGGACCGCCTGTGTACTCAGGGAGATTCCTAAAACCGCCGCTGTTCCTGTTTTGGGGATAGAGGAATTCCGGACCGCCCTGGAAACAAGCAGAAAACAAATAGAGGCCCTGATCAGCTCCGTCCCGGCGGATCAGGGGGCTATCTTTGCAAGCCACCTGAATTTTCTTGAGGACCCCGAATTTACCCAGGAGATGGCAAAGCTTATTGAACAGGAGGGCTGGGATGCAGTCCGGGCGGTGGAAAAGGTAAGCGGGGATTTACAGCAAAGCTTTCGGGAATTTGAGGAACCCTACCTTCAGGAACGGGCTGCGGATGTTCGGGATCTGGGGGAGCGGATTTTACGGAACCTATTGGGCAAAGAAGAGACGGATTTATCCCGTCTACAAGAACAGACGATTCTGGTGGCTGCGGATTTGAGTCCCAGCCAGACCGCCCGGATAGACGGCGCCCATGTGACAGGGCTGGTAACCGAGCAGGGGGGAAGTACCAGCCATACGGTAATCCTGGCAAAAGCCCGGGATCTTGCGGCAGTGGTGGGATGCACGAATATTCTTGCCTCTGTGCAAACCGGAGATTCCCTGATTGTGGACGCTTTAAGTGGTACGGTCATTATCAATGCGGATCCTGAGCAGATACAGATATACCGGGATAAGATACAGAAGCTGGAAGCGGAACAGGAAAGCCGACAGAATATGATCCCGGTACAGCTCTTCCGGACCGATGGACGACAGGTTGTGGTAGCCGCCAATATCGGCAGCGAGGAAGACGCCCGGCAGGCCCTGGAAAAGGGCGCCAATGGGGTGGGGCTTTTTCGCACCGAGTTCCTCTTTTTGGACCGGGATCGTATGCCCAGTGAAGAAGAACAATACCAGGTATACCGGCGGGTAACGGAACTGTTTGCCGGTAAAAGCGTGGTGATCCGTACTCTGGATATCGGCGGGGATAAACAGATTCCCTATCTTCTTATGCCTGCAGAGGAAAATCCCTTTCTTGGGGTACGGGCCATACGGCTCTGCCTTAAGCATGAGGAATTGTTCTGTACCCAGCTTAAAGCCCTGCTCCGCGCGGCTCTGGCGGGGGATCTTAAAATTATGTTTCCCATGATAGGTTCACTGGGGGAACTGCACCAGGCCCAGGAACTGCTCCGGCGCTGCAAGGCTGAACTTTCCGGGGCAGGTATCCCCTTTAGGGAAAACCTTGAAATCGGCATGATGATTGAAATTCCTGCAGCGGCGATCCAGGCGGATGAATTTGCCCGGGAAGTGGATTTTTTCAGTATCGGTACCAACGATCTTACCCAGTATACCTTGGCGGTGGATCGGGGCAACCCGGAATTGAACCGGCTCTACGATTTTATGCACCCCGCAGTTACCACCCTCATCAAGCATACCATCGAAGCAGCTCACCGGCAGGGGATTCCTTGCTTTATGTGCGGGGAGATGGCGTCCTCCCCGGAGGCCATTCCCCTCCTAGCCGGATACGGACTTGATGAATTTTCCGTGAATCTGTCCGATATTTCCCGAACCAAGATGATCCTTCTAAAACAGGAAGGCATTCGCCATTTCAGGTAA
- a CDS encoding GDSL-type esterase/lipase family protein: MKHQTPNTKHQTPNTKHQTPNTKHQTPNTKLIITNIISLAFIIIISIYYKIPERLLIKIGLVKIHNMEKPYEPWSPGYSNINIKTLVRQPEEYHIVMFGDSHTYGGEWNKLLNRNDVVNLGIPGDVTKRFLSRLDDIYLLKPKLCFIMGGTNDIFGGIDVETILENYKTIVKNLEDHDIKVIIQSTLKISKNHNDWKKINNEIDKLNEYLIKFSEENNLIFVDINKVLSSSGELNEDYVSGDGIHLIEAGYEKWKDLIIPILNNLKIP; this comes from the coding sequence ATGAAACACCAAACACCAAACACCAAACACCAAACACCAAACACCAAACACCAAACACCAAACACCAAACACCAAACACCAAACACCAAACTTATTATTACAAACATAATATCCTTAGCATTTATTATAATTATTTCAATATATTATAAAATCCCTGAAAGATTATTAATAAAAATAGGATTGGTTAAAATTCATAATATGGAAAAACCTTATGAGCCATGGTCCCCTGGTTATAGTAATATAAATATAAAAACATTGGTCCGGCAGCCTGAGGAATATCATATAGTAATGTTCGGGGACTCTCATACATATGGTGGTGAATGGAATAAATTACTCAATAGAAATGATGTAGTAAATTTAGGAATTCCAGGGGATGTAACAAAAAGATTTCTATCTCGGTTGGACGATATATATTTACTAAAACCAAAATTGTGTTTTATTATGGGCGGAACTAATGATATATTTGGTGGAATAGATGTTGAAACAATATTAGAAAATTATAAAACCATTGTAAAAAATCTTGAAGATCACGATATAAAAGTGATAATTCAATCTACATTAAAAATATCAAAAAATCACAATGACTGGAAAAAAATAAATAATGAAATTGATAAATTAAATGAGTATTTAATTAAATTTTCTGAAGAGAATAATTTGATATTTGTAGATATAAATAAAGTATTATCAAGCAGCGGTGAATTAAATGAAGACTATGTTTCAGGCGATGGTATCCATTTAATCGAAGCTGGATATGAAAAATGGAAAGATCTGATAATTCCGATATTAAATAATTTAAAGATTCCATAA
- a CDS encoding HPr family phosphocarrier protein — MVSADIEVTNRIGFHARPVSLLIDTARKFSSTVKVSKGDKTAGTDSMVAMLKLQVKQGDMISISAEGDDEEAALESLSELVKSKFGED; from the coding sequence ATGGTAAGCGCAGATATAGAGGTTACCAATCGTATCGGGTTCCATGCCCGTCCGGTATCCCTACTTATTGATACGGCGCGGAAATTTTCCAGTACCGTAAAAGTAAGCAAGGGAGACAAAACGGCGGGGACAGACTCCATGGTAGCCATGCTCAAACTCCAGGTTAAACAGGGAGATATGATAAGCATTTCTGCGGAGGGGGACGATGAAGAAGCGGCCCTTGAGAGTCTTTCGGAATTAGTAAAATCAAAGTTTGGTGAAGATTAA
- a CDS encoding sigma 54-interacting transcriptional regulator: MKRKDTVLQALRSLGEGETITASKLGEQLGLSRANVSSDLNRLCDVALAMKRGRKPVEYMAATVPVAGGPGAAAKNPAALDHDFDAFVRENPSLSPSVELAKAAVLYPPAGMHILLFGETGVGKSMFASHIYHFALSQRRIAESASFVTFNCADYANNAQLLISQLFGASKGAYTGADRDRLGLIEQADGGILFLDEIHRLPPEGQEMLFTYIDRGVFRRLGETAGERKVSVLLICATSENPQSTLLRTFVRRIPMFIQIPNLFDRSLDERAALIDLFFAGESCRFGQKIRVSVNSMRALLGYTCPGNVGQLKSDIQLLCAMAYAQYISREKDFIGINSFSLPPHIRNGFFTEHNRKEIWNRVLGIGGRYLEFTPQGQDKPREGAEEPSDIYRMLEQQTLDMRRVGMAEEDIRAGQNTVVDRYYTNLKDSAADLVTLNEIERLIGPEILATVDRMLRLGVDLFGAPFGANIRWALGMHLHNAIKRVQAHQDIINPRLEDIQQNYPQQFAIARACLDIIYQDFGISFPEDEAGFIALFFDPHQEEAQKKSSLQIIVTAHGTGTATGMAQTANQLIGTDLAVGFDMSLQENPNTTYQKIKEFLIRKPEIRELFLLVDMGSPTDFARQLAKELGLRAEHCVLASTMHVMEACRKALLGYPLHRVAEDTRKITRLALAEGEHPIIVPAVIPSALPPDAEQLFFITACTTGTGNAAMLKQILDSRLDLKEGTCKIISLPITHRDRFTAAIRELADQGRIIGAASVLDTGLRIPHFPLEGILDGSALGDIQALINIESLFAHMIPTIIPMLDHIDGAVVSADIRTALEQMSAELQMLFNGETLVGTFCHIAFMMNRLKKEESVAPFPGKEGFLKKFPQVISAVGRECRFLGTKYGVTIPLDEICYIAAFFTKEDIFSPAAPGV; the protein is encoded by the coding sequence ATGAAACGAAAGGATACGGTTCTCCAGGCTCTACGCTCCCTGGGGGAAGGTGAAACCATAACTGCCTCGAAGCTGGGGGAACAGCTGGGGCTTTCCCGGGCCAATGTTTCAAGCGATCTCAACCGGCTCTGCGATGTAGCCTTGGCAATGAAGCGGGGCAGGAAGCCGGTGGAATATATGGCCGCCACAGTACCGGTGGCGGGGGGACCTGGGGCGGCGGCGAAAAATCCCGCAGCCCTGGACCATGATTTTGACGCCTTTGTCCGGGAAAATCCCAGCCTGTCCCCTTCTGTGGAACTGGCAAAGGCTGCGGTACTCTATCCCCCTGCGGGGATGCACATACTTCTTTTTGGCGAAACCGGGGTGGGGAAAAGCATGTTCGCCTCGCATATCTACCATTTTGCCCTTAGCCAACGCCGCATTGCCGAATCTGCTTCCTTTGTAACCTTTAATTGCGCCGACTACGCAAACAATGCCCAGCTCCTGATAAGCCAACTCTTTGGGGCCAGTAAGGGCGCCTATACCGGAGCGGACCGGGATCGGCTGGGGCTTATTGAACAAGCCGATGGGGGCATTTTGTTCCTGGATGAAATCCACCGGCTACCCCCGGAGGGGCAGGAAATGCTCTTTACCTATATCGACCGGGGGGTATTCCGTCGCCTGGGAGAGACCGCCGGGGAGCGGAAAGTATCGGTACTCCTGATCTGCGCCACCTCGGAAAACCCTCAGTCCACCCTGCTGCGGACCTTTGTGCGGCGTATCCCTATGTTCATCCAAATCCCCAACCTTTTTGACCGTTCCCTGGACGAACGGGCCGCCCTGATCGACCTGTTCTTCGCCGGGGAGTCCTGCCGTTTTGGCCAAAAAATCCGGGTATCGGTAAACAGCATGAGGGCCCTCCTGGGTTATACCTGTCCGGGCAATGTGGGGCAGTTGAAAAGCGATATCCAGCTTCTCTGCGCCATGGCTTATGCCCAGTATATTTCCCGGGAGAAGGATTTTATCGGTATTAACAGCTTTTCCCTGCCTCCCCATATCCGGAACGGATTTTTTACCGAGCATAACCGGAAGGAAATCTGGAACCGGGTTCTGGGTATCGGCGGCCGGTACCTTGAATTCACTCCCCAGGGACAGGACAAGCCCCGGGAGGGGGCGGAGGAACCCTCGGATATCTACCGGATGCTGGAACAGCAGACCCTGGATATGCGGCGGGTCGGGATGGCCGAGGAGGATATCCGGGCGGGACAAAATACCGTGGTAGACCGGTACTATACCAATCTTAAGGATTCCGCCGCGGACCTGGTTACCCTGAATGAAATTGAGCGGCTTATCGGCCCGGAAATACTTGCCACGGTGGATAGGATGCTCCGCCTGGGGGTGGATTTATTCGGCGCCCCCTTTGGAGCGAATATCCGCTGGGCCCTGGGTATGCACCTGCACAATGCAATTAAGCGGGTCCAGGCGCATCAGGATATTATCAATCCCCGTCTTGAGGATATCCAACAGAATTATCCCCAACAATTCGCCATCGCCCGTGCCTGTTTGGATATTATCTACCAGGACTTCGGCATAAGCTTCCCTGAAGACGAAGCGGGTTTTATCGCCCTCTTTTTTGATCCCCACCAGGAGGAGGCGCAGAAGAAGTCTTCTCTCCAGATTATCGTGACCGCCCATGGAACGGGAACTGCTACCGGCATGGCCCAAACGGCGAACCAGCTTATTGGGACCGATCTGGCGGTGGGCTTTGATATGTCCCTCCAGGAAAATCCCAATACCACCTACCAGAAAATCAAGGAATTTTTGATCCGCAAACCGGAGATTCGGGAGCTGTTTCTACTGGTTGATATGGGTTCCCCCACAGATTTTGCCCGGCAGCTTGCCAAGGAGTTGGGGCTGAGGGCCGAGCATTGTGTCCTGGCAAGTACCATGCATGTTATGGAAGCCTGCCGTAAAGCCCTGCTGGGTTATCCCCTCCACCGGGTGGCGGAAGATACCCGAAAAATTACCCGGCTTGCCCTGGCGGAGGGCGAACACCCTATCATTGTACCGGCGGTAATCCCCTCGGCCCTGCCGCCGGATGCGGAGCAGCTCTTTTTTATTACCGCCTGTACCACCGGTACGGGAAACGCTGCCATGCTTAAACAGATTTTAGATTCCCGGCTGGATTTAAAAGAAGGAACCTGCAAAATCATCTCCCTGCCCATCACCCATCGGGACCGTTTTACCGCAGCCATCCGGGAACTTGCGGACCAGGGCCGGATTATCGGCGCCGCCAGCGTGCTGGATACAGGGCTGCGGATACCCCATTTTCCCCTGGAGGGAATACTGGACGGTTCCGCTTTGGGAGATATCCAGGCCCTTATCAATATTGAATCCCTCTTTGCCCATATGATCCCCACAATTATCCCCATGCTGGACCATATTGACGGGGCCGTTGTAAGCGCCGATATCCGTACCGCCCTGGAACAGATGAGCGCTGAATTACAGATGCTTTTTAATGGGGAAACCCTGGTGGGGACCTTCTGCCATATTGCCTTTATGATGAACCGGCTCAAAAAAGAGGAATCCGTTGCGCCCTTCCCGGGGAAGGAGGGATTCCTGAAAAAATTCCCCCAGGTGATTTCCGCAGTGGGAAGGGAATGCCGGTTTCTGGGAACAAAGTACGGGGTAACCATTCCCCTGGATGAAATATGCTATATTGCCGCTTTTTTTACCAAGGAAGATATTTTTTCCCCGGCGGCCCCGGGGGTATAG